From a region of the Pseudooceanicola aestuarii genome:
- a CDS encoding DEAD/DEAH box helicase codes for MTTFADLNLGPKVLKAVTEAGYETPTPIQAGAIPAALEGRDVLGIAQTGTGKTASFTLPMIHMLARGRARARMPRSLVLCPTRELAAQVAENFDTYSKHLKLTKALLIGGVSFKEQDMLIDKGVDVLIATPGRLLDHFERGKLLLTGVQIMVVDEADRMLDMGFIPDIEKIFSLTPFTRQTLFFSATMAPEIERITNTFLSAPARVEVARQATTSETIEQGVVMFKGSRKDREGSEKRRLLRDLIDAEGDRLTNAIIFCNRKTDVDIVAKSLQKYSYDAAPIHGDLEQSHRTRTLDGFREGTLKILVASDVAARGLDVPSVSHVFNFDVPGHAEDYVHRIGRTGRAGRDGKAVMICVPRDEKNLADIEALVEKTIPRLDIPGGKPAAAPAEARAEAEAEAPADSTEKPRRTRTRGGRGRKPAAPRTEAALTAEAEATPTPQEAAAPQPVKSRPAPAAKTEAEAEPAPQAEPRKQSRPAPRQAEEQPHPDTTPDTAKDSNDKRRGRGGRGRDNGKDNKVVGMGDHMPQFIALSFAERQTG; via the coding sequence ATGACCACATTTGCAGATCTCAATCTGGGCCCCAAGGTCCTGAAAGCCGTCACCGAAGCCGGTTACGAAACGCCGACCCCCATTCAGGCCGGGGCCATCCCCGCCGCGCTGGAAGGCCGGGATGTCCTGGGCATCGCCCAGACCGGCACCGGCAAGACCGCCAGTTTCACCCTTCCGATGATCCACATGCTGGCCCGTGGCCGTGCGCGGGCGCGGATGCCCCGGTCGCTGGTGCTGTGCCCCACGCGGGAATTGGCCGCGCAGGTGGCCGAAAACTTCGACACCTATTCCAAGCACCTCAAACTGACCAAGGCCCTGCTGATCGGCGGTGTCTCGTTCAAGGAACAGGATATGCTGATCGACAAGGGTGTCGATGTGCTGATTGCCACCCCCGGCCGCCTGCTGGACCATTTCGAACGCGGGAAGCTGCTGCTGACCGGCGTGCAGATCATGGTGGTGGACGAGGCTGACAGGATGCTCGACATGGGGTTCATCCCCGATATCGAGAAAATCTTTTCCCTGACTCCGTTTACCCGGCAAACGCTGTTCTTCTCCGCCACCATGGCGCCGGAGATCGAGCGGATCACAAACACCTTCCTCTCCGCCCCCGCGCGGGTCGAAGTCGCCCGTCAGGCCACCACGTCGGAGACGATCGAACAGGGCGTGGTGATGTTCAAGGGCTCCCGCAAGGATCGCGAAGGCAGCGAGAAACGCCGCCTTCTGCGTGACCTGATCGACGCCGAAGGCGACAGACTGACCAACGCGATCATCTTCTGCAACCGCAAGACCGACGTGGATATCGTCGCCAAGAGCTTGCAGAAATACAGCTATGACGCCGCGCCGATCCATGGCGATCTGGAGCAATCGCACCGCACCCGGACACTGGACGGCTTCCGCGAAGGGACGTTGAAGATCCTCGTCGCCTCGGACGTGGCGGCACGCGGGCTGGATGTACCCTCCGTCAGCCACGTGTTCAACTTCGACGTGCCCGGCCATGCGGAGGATTACGTGCACCGCATCGGACGCACCGGCCGCGCCGGTCGCGACGGCAAGGCCGTGATGATCTGCGTCCCCCGCGACGAGAAGAACCTGGCCGATATCGAAGCGCTGGTCGAAAAGACCATTCCGCGCCTCGACATCCCCGGCGGAAAGCCCGCTGCCGCCCCCGCCGAAGCGCGCGCGGAGGCCGAGGCAGAGGCCCCGGCTGACAGCACCGAAAAACCGCGCCGCACGCGGACCCGGGGTGGCCGTGGCCGCAAACCTGCCGCTCCCCGCACCGAGGCCGCCCTCACTGCCGAGGCCGAAGCGACGCCCACTCCGCAGGAGGCCGCAGCGCCGCAGCCGGTCAAATCCCGGCCCGCCCCGGCCGCCAAGACGGAGGCGGAGGCCGAACCCGCCCCCCAGGCTGAGCCGCGCAAACAATCCCGCCCGGCCCCGCGCCAGGCAGAGGAGCAGCCACACCCGGACACCACCCCCGACACGGCCAAGGACAGCAATGACAAGCGCCGTGGACGTGGCGGACGTGGCCGTGACAACGGCAAGGACAACAAGGTCGTGGGCATGGGCGATCACATGCCCCAGTTTATCGCGCTGTCCTTTGCGGAGCGTCAGACCGGCTGA
- a CDS encoding biotin--[acetyl-CoA-carboxylase] ligase: protein MSTDPDWSGWPVGYDRLILAETDSTLNEAERRFDALPGPCWILAHRQTAGRARRGRAWVAPQGMLAATLVLPVEDSPDRVALRSFVAALALHDAFVGVTGRAEPFALKWPNDVLLNGGKVAGILLETIQRQGRVAGLSIGIGVNLQQAPAAAEVEASALPPVSLLSETGASVTPEDLLAALAPAFAAHEHSLQTYGFGPVRQAWLDRAARLGQQITARLGETSLTGRFDTVDEAGRLILAAPDRTHAIAAADIFF from the coding sequence TTGTCAACTGATCCTGATTGGTCGGGCTGGCCGGTCGGCTACGATCGGTTGATCCTGGCGGAAACGGATTCGACCTTGAACGAGGCAGAGCGTCGGTTCGACGCCCTGCCGGGCCCCTGCTGGATCCTGGCTCATCGTCAGACGGCAGGGCGCGCGCGGCGCGGTCGGGCCTGGGTGGCGCCGCAGGGGATGTTAGCGGCCACGTTGGTATTGCCGGTGGAGGACAGCCCCGACCGCGTGGCTCTGCGCAGCTTTGTCGCTGCGCTGGCCCTGCACGACGCATTTGTCGGTGTGACTGGCCGGGCCGAACCCTTTGCGCTGAAATGGCCGAACGACGTGCTGCTCAACGGCGGCAAGGTCGCCGGTATCCTTCTGGAGACGATCCAGCGGCAGGGGCGCGTGGCCGGGCTGTCCATCGGCATCGGCGTCAATCTCCAGCAGGCGCCCGCCGCTGCCGAGGTGGAGGCGAGTGCCCTGCCGCCTGTTTCACTGCTGTCGGAAACCGGTGCCAGTGTCACGCCCGAGGACCTGCTGGCGGCGCTTGCCCCGGCCTTTGCCGCGCACGAACACAGCCTTCAGACCTATGGTTTCGGCCCGGTGCGGCAGGCCTGGCTGGACCGTGCCGCGCGGCTGGGCCAGCAGATTACCGCGCGGCTGGGCGAGACCAGCCTGACCGGGCGGTTCGACACGGTGGACGAGGCGGGGCGCCTGATCCTGGCGGCGCCGGACCGGACCCATGCCATCGCCGCCGCCGATATATTCTTCTGA
- the nuoK gene encoding NADH-quinone oxidoreductase subunit NuoK, with product MIGIEHYLTVAAALFVIGIFGLFLNRKNVIILLMSIELMLLAVNINLVAFSWYHGDLAGQVFTLFVLTVAAAEAAIGLAILVCFFRNRGTIAVEDVNVMKG from the coding sequence ATGATTGGGATAGAACATTATCTGACGGTGGCGGCGGCCTTGTTCGTCATCGGGATTTTCGGGCTTTTCCTGAACCGCAAGAACGTCATCATCCTGCTGATGAGCATCGAATTGATGCTGTTGGCGGTGAACATCAACCTGGTGGCCTTTTCCTGGTACCACGGCGATCTGGCGGGGCAGGTGTTCACCCTGTTCGTGCTGACCGTCGCCGCGGCCGAGGCCGCGATCGGGCTGGCCATCCTTGTCTGTTTCTTCCGGAACCGCGGCACCATCGCCGTGGAAGACGTCAACGTGATGAAAGGCTGA
- a CDS encoding ribonuclease J, translating into MTTERLIYLPLGGAGEIGMNAYVYGYGAPGAERLILVDLGVTFPDMETSPGVDIIMPDITWLEERKDRLEAIFVTHAHEDHVGALGHLYERLGAPKIYARAFTANIGRGKLGEYGIGDQAITTASAWPEVVEAGPFKVGFLPISHSIPESSGLVIDSPEGRVIHTGDFKLDLDPLVGEAFDPDLWRDVAKPGVKALVCDSTNVFSHHEGRSEITVGPEIEKLVSQAKGMFVATTFASNVARVKTLAEAGERAGRSICLMGRAMRRMIEAAIETGVLKDFPKVVSPEDAQSIPRENLMLLVTGSQGERRAASAQLARGKYNGIKMAEGDTFLFSSKTIPGNEKGVIAIINAFSEQGVDVIDDSSGLYHVSGHANRPDLKRMHEVVAPQMVIPMHGEHRHLREHAKLAGEGRLSSIIAVNGMMLNLSGNAPEVVEYVETGRTYLDGSVQIGALDGIVRDRIRMALNGHVTITAILDEEDEPLGEPWCDVKGLPETGRSRASLVEVLEEDLAQFLGRADSRTLGNDDKLEEALRRVVRNSANEEIGRKPEVTVVISRLSA; encoded by the coding sequence ATGACGACGGAACGGCTGATCTATCTCCCTCTCGGCGGGGCCGGGGAAATCGGGATGAACGCCTATGTCTACGGCTACGGTGCGCCCGGTGCGGAGCGGTTGATCCTGGTCGATCTGGGCGTGACCTTTCCCGACATGGAAACCTCGCCGGGCGTCGACATCATCATGCCCGACATCACCTGGCTGGAAGAGCGCAAGGACCGGCTGGAGGCGATCTTTGTCACCCATGCCCACGAAGACCACGTCGGCGCCCTGGGTCACCTGTACGAACGCCTCGGTGCGCCAAAGATCTACGCACGGGCGTTTACCGCCAATATCGGCCGGGGCAAGCTGGGCGAATATGGCATCGGCGATCAGGCGATCACCACCGCCTCCGCATGGCCAGAGGTTGTGGAGGCCGGGCCGTTCAAGGTCGGCTTCCTGCCGATTTCCCATTCCATTCCCGAAAGCTCGGGCCTGGTGATCGACAGCCCCGAGGGTCGCGTGATCCACACCGGCGATTTCAAGCTGGACCTCGACCCGCTGGTGGGCGAGGCCTTTGACCCCGATCTGTGGCGCGACGTCGCCAAACCGGGGGTCAAGGCGCTCGTCTGCGACAGTACCAATGTCTTCAGCCATCACGAGGGCCGGTCCGAAATCACCGTCGGCCCCGAAATCGAGAAGCTGGTGTCGCAGGCCAAGGGCATGTTCGTCGCGACGACCTTTGCCTCCAACGTCGCGCGGGTGAAAACCCTGGCGGAGGCGGGCGAACGCGCGGGCCGGTCGATCTGCCTGATGGGCCGCGCCATGCGCCGCATGATCGAAGCGGCCATTGAAACCGGCGTGCTCAAGGATTTTCCCAAGGTGGTCAGCCCCGAGGATGCGCAAAGCATCCCGCGCGAGAACCTGATGCTGCTGGTCACCGGCAGCCAGGGTGAACGCCGGGCGGCTTCCGCCCAGCTGGCGCGGGGCAAGTACAACGGGATCAAGATGGCGGAGGGCGACACGTTCCTGTTCTCCTCCAAGACCATTCCGGGCAATGAAAAAGGCGTGATCGCGATCATCAATGCCTTTTCGGAACAGGGTGTCGACGTGATCGACGACAGTTCCGGGCTGTATCACGTCTCCGGCCACGCCAACCGCCCGGACCTGAAGCGGATGCACGAGGTCGTCGCCCCGCAAATGGTCATCCCGATGCATGGCGAACACCGCCATCTGCGCGAACACGCCAAACTGGCCGGAGAGGGGCGCTTGTCCTCCATCATCGCGGTCAACGGCATGATGCTGAACCTGTCGGGCAATGCGCCCGAGGTCGTCGAATATGTTGAGACCGGGCGTACCTACCTGGACGGTTCAGTGCAGATCGGCGCGCTGGACGGGATCGTGCGCGACCGGATCCGCATGGCACTGAACGGTCATGTGACCATCACCGCCATTCTGGACGAAGAGGACGAGCCGTTGGGTGAACCCTGGTGCGACGTCAAGGGCCTGCCCGAAACCGGCCGGTCGCGCGCGTCCCTGGTGGAGGTGCTGGAGGAAGATCTGGCGCAATTCCTGGGCCGGGCGGATTCCAGGACGCTGGGCAATGACGACAAGCTGGAAGAGGCGCTGCGCCGGGTTGTCCGCAATTCCGCCAACGAGGAGATCGGTCGCAAGCCCGAGGTCACCGTGGTGATCAGCCGCCTGTCAGCCTGA
- a CDS encoding type III pantothenate kinase, which produces MLLAIDCGNTNTVFSIWDGEQFLCTLRTATDHQRTADQYFVWLSALLNHHKIPLDIHAVIISSTVPRVVFNLRVLADRYFNSRPLVVGKPECLLPCQPRVDEGTQVGPDRLVNTAGAFDKYGGDLIVVDFGTATTFDVVAEDGAYVGGVIAPGVNLSLQALHEMAAALPHVDVTKPQKVIGTNTVACMQSGVFWGYVGLVRGICDRITGEYDRPMKIIATGGLAPLFGQGDTLFDAFDEFLTIHGLRIIHEYNKDQGNI; this is translated from the coding sequence ATGCTTCTGGCCATTGATTGCGGCAACACCAACACCGTCTTTTCCATCTGGGACGGGGAGCAGTTCCTGTGCACCCTGCGCACCGCGACGGATCATCAACGGACGGCGGACCAGTATTTCGTCTGGCTGTCCGCGCTGCTGAACCATCACAAGATCCCGCTGGATATCCACGCGGTGATCATCTCTTCCACGGTGCCGCGCGTGGTGTTCAACCTGCGGGTGCTGGCGGACAGGTATTTCAATTCTCGTCCGCTGGTGGTCGGCAAGCCCGAATGCCTGTTGCCCTGCCAGCCCCGTGTGGACGAGGGCACGCAGGTCGGTCCCGACCGGCTGGTCAACACGGCGGGCGCCTTCGACAAGTATGGCGGCGACCTGATCGTGGTGGATTTCGGCACGGCGACGACCTTTGACGTGGTGGCGGAGGATGGCGCCTATGTCGGCGGGGTGATCGCGCCGGGGGTGAACCTGTCGCTTCAGGCGCTGCACGAGATGGCGGCGGCCTTGCCGCATGTCGATGTGACCAAACCGCAGAAAGTCATCGGCACCAACACCGTCGCTTGTATGCAATCGGGCGTTTTCTGGGGTTACGTCGGGCTGGTTCGCGGGATATGTGACCGGATCACCGGTGAATACGACCGTCCGATGAAGATCATCGCCACGGGCGGGCTGGCGCCGCTGTTCGGGCAGGGGGATACGCTGTTCGACGCTTTTGACGAATTCCTGACGATCCACGGCCTGCGGATCATTCATGAATACAACAAGGACCAGGGTAACATATGA
- the nuoL gene encoding NADH-quinone oxidoreductase subunit L, with protein MLTIILFAPLVGALIAGFFWRAITVKGAQWLTTGLLFLAALLSWIVFLTHDPAVTQHVEVLRWIESGTLSTSWGIRLDRLTSLMLIVVTTVSALVHLYSFGYMAHDENFKEGEEYRPRFFAYLSFFTFAMLMLVTSDNLVQMFFGWEGVGVASYLLIGFYYKKPSAGAAAIKAFVVNRVGDFGFALGIFAIYFMVDSIQFDDIFAAASSLSGQDLTFLGLSFDAAEVIALLLFIGAMGKSAQLLLHTWLPDAMEGPTPVSALIHAATMVTAGVFLVCRMSPLIEYAPDTKTIITLIGATTAFFAATVGLVQNDIKRVIAYSTCSQLGYMFVAAGVGVYPVAMFHLFTHAFFKAMLFLGAGSVIHGMHHEQDMRNYGGLRKKLPYTFWAMLIGTLAITGVGIPLTHIGFAGFLSKDAVIESAWAGTAGGYAFWMLVIAALFTSFYSWRLMFLTFFGEPRGDKHTHDHAHESPTVMLVPLAVLSLGAIFAGMLWYGSFFGDHDKVNRFFGAPAHHAAADEGHGEGVVAAADQAAEGDAHAAADAVTEDPGHAEAGTAHASAHTTPDHGTGMAPQGAIFMSPDNHVMDDAHHAPTWVKVSPFIAMLLGLGTAWLFYIRDTSLPGRVAEANAPLYRFLLNKWYFDEIYNFIFIRPAFWLGRRFWKDGDGRIVDGGLNGLAMGIIPFFTRLAGRAQSGYIFTYAFAMVIGIAVFVTWMTLSGGAE; from the coding sequence ATGCTGACGATCATCCTGTTCGCCCCGCTGGTGGGCGCGCTCATCGCCGGGTTCTTCTGGCGGGCCATCACGGTGAAGGGGGCCCAGTGGCTGACCACCGGCCTGCTGTTCCTGGCGGCCCTGCTGTCCTGGATCGTGTTCCTGACCCATGATCCGGCAGTCACCCAACACGTCGAGGTGCTGCGCTGGATCGAAAGCGGCACGCTGTCCACCTCCTGGGGGATCCGGCTGGACCGGCTGACCTCGCTGATGCTGATCGTTGTCACGACCGTTTCGGCGCTCGTTCATCTCTACAGCTTCGGCTACATGGCCCATGACGAGAACTTCAAGGAGGGCGAGGAATATCGCCCCCGCTTCTTTGCCTACCTGTCGTTCTTCACCTTCGCGATGCTGATGCTGGTGACCTCCGACAACCTGGTGCAGATGTTCTTCGGCTGGGAGGGCGTGGGCGTCGCCTCCTACCTGCTGATCGGGTTCTACTACAAGAAACCTTCTGCCGGCGCGGCGGCGATCAAGGCCTTCGTGGTCAACCGGGTCGGTGATTTCGGCTTTGCCCTGGGGATCTTTGCCATCTACTTCATGGTGGATTCCATCCAGTTCGACGACATCTTTGCGGCGGCCTCCTCGCTGTCGGGGCAGGATCTGACCTTCCTCGGCCTCAGCTTCGACGCGGCGGAAGTGATCGCCCTGCTGCTGTTCATCGGCGCGATGGGGAAATCGGCGCAGCTCTTGCTGCACACCTGGCTGCCCGACGCGATGGAAGGCCCGACCCCGGTTTCGGCGCTGATCCATGCGGCGACCATGGTGACGGCAGGGGTCTTCCTGGTCTGCCGCATGTCGCCGCTGATCGAATATGCCCCCGACACCAAGACGATCATCACCCTGATCGGCGCCACCACCGCGTTCTTCGCGGCGACAGTCGGTCTGGTGCAGAACGACATCAAGCGGGTCATCGCCTATTCCACCTGTTCGCAGCTGGGCTACATGTTCGTGGCGGCCGGCGTCGGGGTCTACCCGGTGGCGATGTTCCACCTGTTCACCCACGCGTTTTTCAAGGCGATGCTGTTCCTGGGCGCCGGGTCGGTGATCCACGGGATGCATCACGAACAGGACATGCGGAACTACGGCGGGCTGCGCAAGAAACTGCCCTATACCTTCTGGGCGATGCTGATCGGTACGCTGGCCATCACTGGCGTCGGCATTCCGTTGACCCATATCGGGTTCGCCGGGTTCCTGTCGAAGGACGCGGTGATCGAAAGCGCCTGGGCCGGCACGGCGGGGGGCTATGCCTTCTGGATGCTGGTGATCGCGGCGCTGTTCACCTCCTTCTATTCCTGGCGGTTGATGTTCCTGACCTTCTTCGGCGAGCCGCGCGGCGACAAGCACACCCATGATCACGCGCATGAAAGCCCGACGGTCATGCTGGTGCCGCTGGCAGTGCTGTCGCTGGGCGCGATCTTTGCAGGGATGCTGTGGTATGGCTCCTTCTTCGGCGATCATGACAAGGTGAACCGCTTCTTCGGCGCGCCCGCCCATCATGCGGCGGCAGACGAAGGCCATGGCGAGGGGGTCGTCGCGGCTGCCGATCAGGCGGCGGAGGGCGATGCCCATGCCGCCGCCGACGCGGTGACCGAGGATCCCGGCCATGCCGAGGCCGGAACGGCCCATGCGAGCGCCCATACCACGCCGGATCACGGCACGGGCATGGCACCGCAGGGCGCGATCTTCATGAGCCCCGACAACCACGTGATGGACGATGCGCACCATGCCCCCACCTGGGTCAAGGTCAGCCCCTTCATCGCGATGCTGCTGGGCCTGGGCACCGCATGGCTGTTCTACATCCGCGACACGTCCCTGCCGGGCCGCGTGGCGGAGGCAAACGCGCCGCTGTACCGCTTCCTCCTGAACAAGTGGTACTTCGACGAAATCTACAATTTCATCTTCATCCGTCCGGCTTTCTGGCTTGGCCGGCGGTTCTGGAAGGACGGTGACGGGCGCATTGTCGATGGCGGTCTGAACGGCCTGGCCATGGGGATCATCCCGTTCTTCACCCGTCTCGCCGGACGTGCGCAAAGCGGCTACATCTTCACCTATGCCTTTGCCATGGTGATCGGGATCGCCGTCTTCGTGACCTGGATGACGCTCTCCGGAGGGGCGGAATAA
- a CDS encoding NADH-quinone oxidoreductase subunit M, with protein MSNLLSITTFIPAIAAVILAIFLRGEDAAAKRNAKWVALIATALTFVVSLFILAEFDPSNTDFQLVEERSWLLGMKYKMGVDGISVLFVLLTTFVMPLTIWASWGVDKRVKEYMIAFLLLETLMLGVFCALDLVLFYLFFEAGLIPMFLIIGIWGGANRIYASFKFFLYTFLGSVLMLVAMVAMFTQAGTTDIPTLMAYEFGSETFSLLGVQIVGGAQTLMFIAFFASFAVKMPMWPVHTWLPDAHVQAPTAGSVVLAAILLKMGGYGFLRFSLPMFPVGADVMTPLILWLSAIAIVYTSLVALVQEDMKKLIAYSSVAHMGYVTMGIFAANQQGIDGAIFQMLSHGFISGALFLCVGVIYDRMHTREIDAYGGLVNRMPAYALIFMFFTMANVGLPGTSGFVGEFLTLMGIFQVNTWVALVATSGVIFSAAYALWLYRRVVMGDLIKESLRTIKDMTAREKWIFAPLVAMTLLLGVYPSLVTDVIGPSVAALIENHETALAAADRLGDADTAVAAAH; from the coding sequence ATGAGCAATCTTCTCTCCATCACCACGTTCATCCCGGCGATCGCCGCTGTCATCCTGGCGATTTTCCTCCGCGGAGAAGACGCGGCTGCCAAGCGGAACGCGAAATGGGTGGCGCTGATTGCCACTGCGCTGACCTTTGTCGTGTCGCTGTTCATCCTGGCGGAATTCGACCCGTCCAACACCGATTTTCAGCTGGTGGAGGAGCGGTCCTGGCTGCTGGGCATGAAGTACAAGATGGGCGTGGACGGGATTTCGGTCCTGTTCGTGCTGCTGACGACCTTCGTGATGCCGCTGACCATCTGGGCCTCCTGGGGCGTGGACAAGCGGGTCAAGGAATACATGATCGCTTTCCTGCTGTTGGAAACGCTGATGCTGGGCGTGTTCTGCGCATTGGATCTGGTGCTGTTCTACCTCTTCTTCGAGGCCGGGCTGATCCCGATGTTCCTGATCATCGGGATCTGGGGCGGGGCGAACCGTATTTACGCTTCGTTCAAGTTCTTCCTCTACACCTTCCTCGGGTCGGTGCTGATGCTGGTGGCCATGGTCGCGATGTTCACCCAGGCCGGCACCACGGATATTCCGACGCTGATGGCGTATGAATTCGGGTCGGAAACCTTCTCCCTGCTGGGGGTGCAGATCGTGGGCGGGGCGCAGACCCTGATGTTCATCGCCTTCTTCGCCTCCTTCGCGGTGAAGATGCCGATGTGGCCGGTGCACACCTGGCTGCCCGATGCGCACGTTCAGGCGCCGACTGCGGGCTCGGTCGTGCTGGCGGCGATCCTGCTGAAGATGGGCGGCTACGGCTTCCTGCGGTTCTCCTTGCCGATGTTCCCGGTGGGCGCGGATGTGATGACGCCGCTGATCCTGTGGCTGTCGGCCATTGCCATCGTCTACACCTCCCTGGTCGCTCTGGTGCAGGAGGACATGAAGAAGCTGATCGCCTATTCGTCGGTGGCACACATGGGTTACGTGACCATGGGGATCTTCGCCGCCAACCAGCAGGGGATCGACGGTGCGATCTTCCAGATGCTGTCGCACGGCTTCATCTCCGGGGCGCTGTTCCTCTGTGTCGGTGTGATCTACGACCGGATGCACACCCGGGAGATCGACGCCTATGGCGGGCTGGTCAACCGGATGCCGGCCTATGCGCTGATCTTCATGTTCTTCACCATGGCCAATGTCGGCCTGCCGGGCACTTCGGGTTTTGTCGGGGAATTCCTGACGCTGATGGGGATCTTCCAGGTCAACACCTGGGTCGCGCTGGTGGCCACCTCGGGGGTCATCTTCTCGGCCGCCTATGCGCTGTGGTTGTATCGCCGCGTTGTAATGGGTGATCTGATCAAGGAAAGCCTGCGCACGATCAAGGACATGACCGCGCGGGAGAAATGGATCTTTGCCCCGCTGGTGGCAATGACCTTGTTGCTGGGGGTTTACCCCAGCCTCGTGACTGACGTGATCGGCCCCTCGGTGGCGGCGTTGATCGAAAACCATGAAACCGCGCTGGCGGCAGCGGATCGCCTGGGCGATGCCGACACTGCCGTCGCGGCGGCGCATTAA
- the nuoN gene encoding NADH-quinone oxidoreductase subunit NuoN produces MITADLSVILPELLLSVFAMLCLVGAVYTTKDKAASLLVWGTAIIFVLVGLWVATRETADTAFHGMFMADGFARFAKVMILWSAAAVLVMGQEYMARRQILRFEYPVLVTLAVVGMMVMVSAGDLIALYMGLELQSLALYVVASLRRDSVKSTEAGLKYFVLGALSSGLLLYGASLVYGYSGTTLFSGIITSAEAGQAPLGLLLGLVFIIAGLAFKVSAVPFHMWTPDVYEGAPTPITAFFATAPKIAAMGLFARVMHDAFGQVVGDWQQIVALISVLSMFLGSIAAIGQTNIKRLMAYSSIAHMGYALMGLAAGSAFGVQAMLIYMAIYVTMNIGAFAFILTMERDGQPVTDIAALNMYSAAHPARSLAVLVLMFSLAGVPPLVGFFGKLYVLRAAYDGGLAWLAVAGVVASVIGAFYYLRIVFYMYFGEEAEPLQTPRSPVLWSLLMVSAAVMVLGVVNLFGIEGAAEAAAATLVN; encoded by the coding sequence ATGATCACGGCTGATCTTTCTGTAATCCTGCCGGAGCTGCTGCTTTCGGTCTTCGCGATGCTCTGCCTTGTCGGCGCGGTCTACACGACCAAGGACAAGGCGGCCTCCCTCCTTGTCTGGGGGACGGCGATCATCTTCGTGCTGGTCGGCCTCTGGGTCGCAACGCGGGAGACTGCGGATACCGCTTTCCACGGCATGTTCATGGCCGACGGTTTCGCCCGCTTCGCCAAGGTGATGATCCTGTGGTCCGCCGCTGCTGTGCTGGTCATGGGCCAGGAGTACATGGCCCGGCGCCAGATCTTGCGGTTCGAATATCCGGTGCTGGTGACGCTGGCCGTGGTCGGTATGATGGTCATGGTCTCCGCCGGGGATCTCATCGCGCTTTACATGGGGCTTGAGCTGCAGTCGCTGGCGCTTTACGTCGTGGCCTCCTTGCGTCGCGACAGCGTGAAATCGACAGAGGCGGGGCTGAAATACTTCGTGCTGGGCGCACTGTCCTCTGGCCTGCTGCTTTATGGCGCGTCGCTGGTCTATGGTTATTCCGGCACGACGCTGTTCTCCGGCATCATCACCTCCGCCGAGGCCGGGCAGGCGCCGTTGGGCTTGCTGCTGGGTCTGGTCTTCATCATTGCGGGCCTGGCGTTCAAGGTGTCGGCGGTGCCGTTCCACATGTGGACGCCGGATGTCTACGAAGGCGCGCCGACCCCGATCACCGCCTTTTTCGCCACTGCACCCAAGATCGCCGCCATGGGCCTGTTCGCGCGGGTCATGCACGATGCCTTTGGGCAGGTGGTGGGCGATTGGCAGCAGATCGTGGCGCTGATTTCGGTGCTGTCGATGTTCCTTGGCTCCATCGCGGCGATCGGCCAGACCAATATCAAGCGGCTGATGGCCTATTCCTCCATCGCGCACATGGGCTATGCCCTGATGGGGCTGGCGGCGGGCAGCGCCTTTGGTGTGCAGGCGATGCTGATCTACATGGCGATCTACGTGACCATGAACATCGGCGCCTTCGCCTTCATCCTGACGATGGAGCGTGACGGCCAGCCGGTGACCGACATCGCCGCGCTGAACATGTATTCCGCCGCCCATCCGGCGCGGTCGCTGGCGGTTCTGGTGCTGATGTTCTCCCTTGCCGGGGTGCCGCCACTGGTAGGCTTCTTCGGGAAGCTCTACGTGCTGCGCGCGGCCTATGACGGCGGGTTGGCCTGGTTGGCGGTTGCCGGTGTTGTCGCCTCGGTCATCGGGGCGTTCTATTACCTGCGCATCGTCTTCTACATGTATTTCGGCGAGGAGGCGGAGCCGTTGCAAACACCGCGCTCTCCGGTGCTGTGGTCCCTGCTGATGGTGTCCGCTGCGGTCATGGTGCTGGGCGTGGTCAACCTGTTCGGGATCGAGGGCGCGGCAGAGGCCGCGGCGGCAACGCTTGTCAACTGA